Genomic segment of Gloeocapsa sp. PCC 7428:
TCCGCTCAGACTTATCCGCATACGTTGGACCAATTCCTCGCCCTGTTGTCCCAATTCTATGATCGCCTCGGCGTTCTTCGGATGCTTGATCGATCAGCCGATGATACGGCATTGTGACATGGGCTGTTTCTGAAATCAGCAGATTTTGGGTAGAGATGTTGAGGCTTTCTAACTGGTCGAGTTCTCTAATCAACACCTGTGGGTCAATTACAGTACCACAGCCAATGATGCATTCAGTATCAGGGTATAAAATTCCCGAAGGAATCAAATGCAACTTGAAAGTTTGACCCTGAACTACAAGTGTGTGTCCGGCATTGACACCCCCTTGGTAGCGTACAACAATGTCAGCCGATTTGCTGAGCAGATCCGTGATTTTTCCTTTTCCTTCGTCGCCCCACTGAGCGCCGATCACTATGACGTTAGCCAAGGTTTATGTAAGTTAGCTAAGGTTTTCACACAAACTCTAATTTATAGCAAAATAATTGCAGTATGTCAATAGTTTAATGCTACAAAATCACATTGATTTAGCTTAACACCTGCGTTATCTACTCTCCTTGACATCTTTCTCCTTCTGCACAAGAAGCTCGTTTATACTGCGTGCTGCCACTTTTTCATTGAGCTTAAAGTCGTTGTAACTTGACACTAAAAACTCACTGCAAATTGCCAATTTGAAGATTATTGTTAAGATTAATTAATAACTTGTATTGTTAATTTTAATCAAGATCATGGCATTATATGCAGAATTGCATCGGCATTTGGGAGGTTCGGTAGTACCGCGTGTACTGTGGCGCTACTTTCAACGTCATTCACCCAATCTAGGACAAAAATTTCCTGAGTATCAAGAGTTTGAAGAGTTTTATACAAAACCGCGCAACACACTCGATGAGTATCTAGAACTCCATACACTGGTAGAAAGCGTACAAAGCGTAGAGACATTGCCATATTTTATTTATCGCTTGATGCGTGGTGCTTATATCTTTGAGAACCTTGCTTATTTAGAATTGCGCTACACGCCTTACTTGCGTACGCCCGATCATTTGAGTCAATCAGAGCGCATTGACCAGATGGCAGAAATTGTAGCAGTTGTCGGCAAAGCAAGTCGAGTGCCAGAGTATCCGATTGTCACAAGTCAAATTCTGTGTATGCACTCGCGACTTCCGTATGAGGTAAATAAGGCGATTGTTGACTTAGCGGCTCAAAGTCGAGATTATGTTTGTGCGATTGATGTAGCGGGTGGTGATGCTCACTACAAAGAAAGACTTGACGAGTTCATTGAATTGTATGATTATGCGCGATCGCTCGGTCTAAATACAACCGGACATCTTTACGAAACAACGGATGGTTGTTATCGTGAGTTATTGCCTTATTTAATGCGCATTGGACACGGTATTCAAATTCCCCTACGCTATCCAGAGTTACTCGGTGAATTAGCACGACGTAACCAATGTCTAGAAGTTTGTCCGACGACTTATCTGAAGACAGGAACCCTAGAAGACCTGCGACAACTTAAGATTGTGTTTGACCGCTGTTTTGATGCTGGAGTCGATATTGCGATCTGTACTGACAATGCTGGATTACATAATGTTCGCTTACCTTTTGAGTACGAGAATTTACTGACGCAGGATATTATTGATTTCCAGCAGTTGAAAGCTTGTCAAAATGCAGCTTTTCGTCATGCGTTCGCTTGGCCCTATGCTTCGCAACCTCCAGCTTCATTGTTACATGGATTACTGCAACCTGAAGCACCGGCTTTGGCAGAACCTGTCAGTAATTAGCAATTCAATAAAATATAGCAGAGGTCAGGTTAAACTCTAGTCAGGAAAGTCACTCTTCTATAATGTTCTAACTCTCTTGACTAGAGCCATAAATCAAGCGATCGCATTTTGCCAGAGAGTTGAGGATGCTATCCCCATACAGGGCTTTGGCAAAGCTCTCCTGCTAACTTATGATATTTAATAGTACTATAGACTTGACTATATAAGACGCAGTGTCTCATTGTCCTGAGTAGCGATCGCTTGAAATCGATTTATGTGAAAAAATCTTGTATCTCTGCAACTCATGAACTGGTGATTAGCTTAATGAGCAATAGCCGCCTATCAGATATATTTTTAGTATTTAGCAGAACTTGATACGAGATATTTCTAATGTTTAAAACTTAAAATAAAACCTCTCTTATTTCATTTATATTTGATAGTCTAAATTGAGGAGTTCAACAGTAAATAGTTATAGCGTTTTGCTCTTTTAATTTTAAATTAATCCTAATAAATCCAAAATATTTGTATGATAATAATCTCCATATTTAAGTGAGTCAAAAGTCACAATACTTAATTATAAAATATCTACCTGGTTACATCCTATACAAATCGTGGAGCAAGCGAGTGTGACTTGCAGCAAAGTATTCGACAGTAGTAACTTAATAAATTAATTGCTTTTTAAGCTGGTTGACAATGGATACCAAAAATAATCTTGCTCCATGAGGATTCTGATAGTCGAAGACGATCTTAGCCTTGCCGAAATTTTAGCAACAGCACTGATTGAGCAGCGGTATGTAGTAGATACGGTAAGTGATGGGGAAGCCGCTTGGCAACAAGTCAAAACGGTTACATACGATCTTATTGTTATGGATATGATGCTTCCCAAACTTGATGGTATTAGCCTATGTAAGCGGCTACGTTCTCAAAGCTATGGGATTCCAGTACTGATGCTAACTGCTTTAAATAATATTGCAGATAAAGTCACAGGGTTAGACGCAGGGGCTGATGATTACGTGATCAAACCAGTAGACTTACAAGAATTATTTGCGCGGATTCGCGCGCTACTGCGGCGAGGAAGTGCGCAGACGCCACCAATTTTAGAATGGGATGGGTTGCAGCTAGATCCTAGTACGTATGAAGTAACCTACGAAGAAAAACCTTTGTACTTGACACCCAAAGAGTATAGTCTTCTAGAAGTGCTCTTACGCAATGGAAGACGCGTTGTTAGTCGTAGTGCCATTATTGAACACGTTTGGTCTTTGGAAGACCCGCCAGAAGAAGATACTGTCAAGGCGCATATCAAGACTCTCCGCCAAAAGCTGAAGTCTGTAGGCGCTGCAAGCGATTTCATTGAAACCGTTCACGGTGTCGGCTATCGCCTTAGACAACCCTCGCTACATCAATAAATGCTGTCACTGTACAGCCTATTAACAAAATGTTAAGTTTTCTATACTAAGCTGATTTTTTGTGAGGTTGGGGAACTTTTCTGAAGAATACCCGATTTCTTCACGATTTCTTCTCCCTTTTCTTCACGCCTAGCTTGTAGATTGAGTATTTAAGTCAGGTGATTGGCTGTTCATCAAAGCTAAAATCTCCTCATTGCCCTTCTTTATGATGCAACTGGGTTAACCGCTATATGCCTCTAGAGGTTAGCCCAGAATGCTTTCTCTCAAGATTTTCACATTGACACAATATTAAACTCAGGAAACTTACCCTACAATCTCGAACCTACGCGATCGCTATTGTCAAACCAGAACTTTAGGATCTGCTCACCTACACATTAGGGAGCGAATATATGAAATTACAAGATGACGCTAACAGCAACCACGTTGAACTAGATTGGTGGGTAGAAGTTACGACTACTCAACCAAATGTCATTTATTACTTTGGACCTTTTGCGAGTAGACAAGAAGCACAATGGTTTTTGCCTGGATATATTGAGGATATAGAACAAGAAGGCTGTCAAGAAATTTGCGTTCAAGTGCAGCAATGTCAACCTACAGAATTAACAGTTGAAGAACAGATTTTAGTAGCTAGTGGCTAGTGATGAATGAGAGTTAGAGGCTCAAGAATCAGAAGAACCCATTTGCGTAAAGCTTCTTGACGAGATTCTTTGACAAGCTAGTTCAGCAGCAAGTTGTATGGCGGCTTTCATGCTAGTAGCATCGGCAATTCCTTTTCCTGCAATATCAAATGCTGTGCCATGATCCGGTGAAGTCCGTACAAAAGGAAGACCGATTGAGGTATTTACCGCACGGTCAAAAGCAAGTTGTTTGACAGGAATTAACCCTTGGTCGTGATATAGCGCTAGATAAGCATCCGCAGCTTTTGCTGTGCCGATTTTACCATACCAAGCTTGACTTGGTTTGACCCACATTGTATCTGGTGGTATGGGACCATCTAATTGAATTTTGGGGCGATCGCATCTTTCTTTTTCCAACCAAGGAATCAGCCAGTCTTGTTCTTCGCGTCCGAGTTGTCCTGATTCTCCACTATGCGGATTTAATCCGGCGATCGCAATTCTTGGTTGTGCTATACCGAAATCGTGCTGTAAACACTCCACGAGTAAATCTAATTTACTCGTCAGAAGTTCTGGTGTGAGTGTATCTGCAACTTGACGCAGAGGAATGTGTGTCGTCGCGAGTAATGTTCTTAATGTCCAATTTGTGTGGGGTGATCGCGCGACAAACAACATCCCGTATTTTGTCACATCTGCAAGCTCAGCGAGTAACTCAGTTTGCCCAGGATAATTGTAGCCTGCGGCTTTCCAAGCAGATTTCGCAATGGGACCTGTGACGATCGCATCAAATTCACCGCTTTTTGTACGGGCGATCGCGGCTTGCATATAAGCAAAACTTGCTGCTCCACTCGCTGCATTGCCGATTCCTGTAGTGATAGTATCTTCAGTGTTAATATCTAAAATTTTTAATTCTTCTGGATTGGCGA
This window contains:
- a CDS encoding adenosine deaminase; its protein translation is MALYAELHRHLGGSVVPRVLWRYFQRHSPNLGQKFPEYQEFEEFYTKPRNTLDEYLELHTLVESVQSVETLPYFIYRLMRGAYIFENLAYLELRYTPYLRTPDHLSQSERIDQMAEIVAVVGKASRVPEYPIVTSQILCMHSRLPYEVNKAIVDLAAQSRDYVCAIDVAGGDAHYKERLDEFIELYDYARSLGLNTTGHLYETTDGCYRELLPYLMRIGHGIQIPLRYPELLGELARRNQCLEVCPTTYLKTGTLEDLRQLKIVFDRCFDAGVDIAICTDNAGLHNVRLPFEYENLLTQDIIDFQQLKACQNAAFRHAFAWPYASQPPASLLHGLLQPEAPALAEPVSN
- a CDS encoding response regulator transcription factor, which gives rise to MRILIVEDDLSLAEILATALIEQRYVVDTVSDGEAAWQQVKTVTYDLIVMDMMLPKLDGISLCKRLRSQSYGIPVLMLTALNNIADKVTGLDAGADDYVIKPVDLQELFARIRALLRRGSAQTPPILEWDGLQLDPSTYEVTYEEKPLYLTPKEYSLLEVLLRNGRRVVSRSAIIEHVWSLEDPPEEDTVKAHIKTLRQKLKSVGAASDFIETVHGVGYRLRQPSLHQ
- a CDS encoding DUF1816 domain-containing protein; amino-acid sequence: MKLQDDANSNHVELDWWVEVTTTQPNVIYYFGPFASRQEAQWFLPGYIEDIEQEGCQEICVQVQQCQPTELTVEEQILVASG
- the pdxA gene encoding 4-hydroxythreonine-4-phosphate dehydrogenase PdxA codes for the protein MSLLQNSLCVEERPRLALTLGDPAGIGPEVILKALAESEFTQSYDVTVVGSQAQLTKTYEQLCQCCRDNFANPEELKILDINTEDTITTGIGNAASGAASFAYMQAAIARTKSGEFDAIVTGPIAKSAWKAAGYNYPGQTELLAELADVTKYGMLFVARSPHTNWTLRTLLATTHIPLRQVADTLTPELLTSKLDLLVECLQHDFGIAQPRIAIAGLNPHSGESGQLGREEQDWLIPWLEKERCDRPKIQLDGPIPPDTMWVKPSQAWYGKIGTAKAADAYLALYHDQGLIPVKQLAFDRAVNTSIGLPFVRTSPDHGTAFDIAGKGIADATSMKAAIQLAAELACQRISSRSFTQMGSSDS